ATTAACACTTAATTTTAAGACATCGTTTCGATTATTGAAATCTACTGATTTATTGAGCATCCCAGATAGGACTTCTGTAATAATTGGTTATATTTCCATTGATGGCAAAGAGCAACCCATCCGACTGATATTAGAGAGCGATAGGAAAGATAAGCAAAAGCATCCTAAAAAAAATCGGGCTAACAAGTCGCAGCACCCGACCGCTAGTAGCTAACTGGTCAGGTATTTCGGCTGGTTTACATGATTGAAACTTATAAATTAGGGCAACTGGCACATCGCGGCCGGTGTGCTTTACGTTCTGCAAAAAAATCACTTCTCTTCTTGAAATCCGAAAATATACCATTAATATACCTCTATGGATTTTGAGTTCGATCCGAAAAAATCTCATATCAACGAGAAAAAGCATGGTATCGGTTTTGAGGAAGCTCAATTCCTATGGAGAGATCCGCGTCGTGTAATCGTTGAAGCTCGTAGCGAANCCTAAAAAAAATCGGGCTAACAAGTCGCAGCACCCGACCGCTAGTAGCTAACTGGTCAGGTATTTCGGCTGGTTTACATGATTGAAACTTATAAATTAGGGCAACTGGCACATCGCGGCCGGTGTGCTTTACGTTCGGCAAAAAATGAAATCAGGTTCATCACATAACAAAGAGAAGTTACGAACATGTGATTCTTCTTCTGATAATTTGGATTGGTTTGATCGATGGTCTGAAGTGAGCTACATGATTGTAGTCGGAGGGTTTATTTTGGGCGGTGTTGCTAATTTGCTACTTGGTCGTGAGTTTAAGACTTCTGATCCGTATATAGGTCCCTTGTTGATGCCGTTTATGCTTCTTTGGATTGGTGCATTTTTTCATGTTACATATGTTGGTCTTAGGGGCAGGTTGTCGGCGCCTGTAAGATGGCTCTGTTATATTTTTTTCCTTATCGTCGTAGGCTTGTTGTTATTGATCCTCTTTAAGTAACTCCACGAAAGCTCTAGCTAATAATAAGCCGAACAAGTCGCAGCACCCGACGGCTAGCAAGCTAGCAGTCAGGTTTTGCGACCGGCTTTACAGGAATGAGACTTTAATCGTATATCAACTAGCACATCGCCGCCGGTGTGCTTTACGTTAGCCAAAAAATAATGAAAGAATATCGCGTTCTCCTCCCGGAAGAGCATTTCCAACTCGTCGAGTTTCGGCAGGAAGATTTGCCGGCCATCGGTGTAATTAATTCTGCGCTTCAGGAGTTCGAGCCTAAGGAGGTTTTCTCTTGGCATCTTTCCGTAATAATAGACTTCGAGGGTTTAATTGACAATGGTATGCCCTCACAAGCTGAACGAGATATTCTTGAACCCTGGGAAGATCAACTAGACTCGGAATTTAAGGGCTTTGATCCTGAAAAGCCTAATGCTCTGTTTCTGGCTCGGATTACTTGGAACGGGACTCGGCAGTTGATTTATCGTGTATTCGACCCAGAACAGGTGAATGAATTTTTGCAGAGTATAATTGCATCAGGAAGAAGCCTCAGACCTTTTGACTACCGTATTGATCCTGATGAAGACTGGAAGTTGACGGAGTGGTATCTAAATACAGCATTACGAGGCTAACAAGTCGTTGCACCCGACAGCTAGTAGCTACTGTGCCAGGTTTTGCTACAGTTAATCAAAATTGAAACTTTAACCGTTTATCTGCGCTTTGATCGCTGCGGGTGAACTTTACGTTCTGCAAAAAATGAGACTCACGTTTACAATGCTATATTTGGCGATTGCCATTGTCTACTCAGCTGCCAAGGCCGAAGAGAAACTGCCTGCTCCTCTTCTCGAGGCTTTTACTAAGATCGACACAATTCTTAGTGACGAGGTTAAGGCCACACTCAAAACCAAGGATCCTAAGCAGGCAGAGGCTGATATTTTCGGTGGAGACATTAATGATATAATCAATGAAGAATCTTATGACGACCTCCGTAGTCAGTTGGTTGCACGGATCGAGCGTAAGCTGGGGTTCGGGATTAGGCATCCCGATGTTGGCCGCTTACCTATGCACCCAGAGGTGGAGCTGTTTTTCGTCCCTTACTTAGTAAATGACCCGACCACTCAAGCCGACATTCTTCTGGAGTTGTACATGAAGCGTCTAAGAGGATTGCCTACGGAGTGGAAGAAGCGGTTGATTAAGCAACGGGATTTGAATGTGTCGATGTTGGAGAGATCTTTGGATTATTTGATGGGTGATATTCAGAAAATGGATCCAACGGTTTCAGTGCCTCTCCTCAAGAAGATGCGGGCTGCAATCGACAAAGCCGAAAAAAAAATAGCAGAACAAGTCGCAGCACCCGACAGCTAGTAGCTGTCGAGTTTGCGATGGCAAGCCTTTTTACGTCATTGTATCTTTAATTCGCATATCGACGCCTGATCGCTGCCGGTGTGCTTTACGTTGGGTAAAAAAATCATGACTAGCAAACCACTAGAATCAGACTGGAAGTCATTCCGCAAAATGGCTCCTAAATTAAGAGATCGCTATCTTGATCAGTGTAATAGCGAGTTGAGTTGTATCATTAATGACGATTCATCGACATCGACTGAGAATTTTTGGACTCTCGAAGAGCGTGTTCGTAAAGAGGCCCGTATTTTACGTGAATGCCTTGATGGCCATTCAAGATCAAGAATGCTTGAATTCATATTGATCATGTATCGCCACAAGATGCTTACTGATAGTGATCTACGTGAATTTAGTGAAGAGCTTCAAGCACGAGTCAACGGCATCTTAAGTATTCAATAAAACAACAAACCCAACAAGTCGCTGCACCCGACGGCTAGTAGCTAATTGGCCAGGTTTTTTGGTCTGTTCTACAGGATTGAAACTTTAACTTACTCATCTGCGAGATTATCGCCGCCGGTGAGCTTTACGTTGGGCAATAATAATATGAAAACACTGCTTATACTCCTTTTAACCCTTTCTGTGGCATTAGCGGTTGATTCTCCCAATGGGCTGTATTCAACGACCACAACGGTTGGTGAATTTAATGTTCGGTCGATGGTCTTAAAGAAAGGAAGCAAAATTATATTTTCAGTAGGATCTGGATATGGGGGATTTCAAGATATTCAATGGTCGCCTGATTCTAAATATTTGGCTGTCGTAGATCATGGCATTAAGACCATGATGATTCTTGATGTTTACCGAGTTGACGGTGAGAGCGTAACAAAAGTGGATTTGCCTGATTACAGACTTAACATTCTTGGTCGTTACCAGCTCTTTGAAGGAGGAAGATACTGGTTTGACAAAACCTTGAAGTGGGAGGCTCCTTCCAAGTTACTCTTTGAGACCACAGGAAGCTTGAAGGACGGTTCTAGTAAC
The sequence above is drawn from the Oceaniferula marina genome and encodes:
- a CDS encoding DUF695 domain-containing protein; the encoded protein is MKEYRVLLPEEHFQLVEFRQEDLPAIGVINSALQEFEPKEVFSWHLSVIIDFEGLIDNGMPSQAERDILEPWEDQLDSEFKGFDPEKPNALFLARITWNGTRQLIYRVFDPEQVNEFLQSIIASGRSLRPFDYRIDPDEDWKLTEWYLNTALRG
- a CDS encoding multidrug transporter, which produces MTSKPLESDWKSFRKMAPKLRDRYLDQCNSELSCIINDDSSTSTENFWTLEERVRKEARILRECLDGHSRSRMLEFILIMYRHKMLTDSDLREFSEELQARVNGILSIQ